In Candidatus Methylomirabilota bacterium, one DNA window encodes the following:
- a CDS encoding glycosyltransferase family 4 protein → MALDGLVRGLQGRGHQATVRSLRLRTRFHTLDRWLFNVHAALAPPAADVVVGVDLDGFLWARWRRGVRAFVVALKGIIADELRNERGWVRRLLSVQAGWERANCARADRVIVPSRYSAGIARELYGVPAARLAVVPEPIDLAAWRRLFGQAQRPPAARPTVLCVARMYPRKRVEDLLEAAHLLRRRIPNIQVRIVGYGPEWARLHRLHTRLGLADTVIFLGEVPRVTLAVEYMGAHCFCLPSVQEGFGLVFVEAMAAGLPVVACRAGAVPEVVLDRRTGLLVAPRRPVELADALETVLGDRGLRTALSEEGRRRVDDFDLDRVAGRFLESLP, encoded by the coding sequence GTGGCCCTCGACGGACTCGTGCGCGGTCTGCAGGGCCGGGGCCACCAGGCGACAGTCCGGTCCCTGCGCCTGCGGACGCGCTTCCACACCCTGGATCGCTGGCTCTTCAACGTGCACGCCGCCCTGGCGCCGCCCGCCGCCGACGTCGTGGTCGGGGTGGACCTCGACGGCTTCCTGTGGGCGCGCTGGCGTCGCGGCGTCCGCGCATTCGTGGTGGCGTTGAAGGGCATCATCGCCGACGAGCTGCGCAACGAGCGGGGCTGGGTGCGCCGGCTGCTCTCCGTGCAGGCGGGATGGGAGCGCGCCAACTGCGCCCGGGCCGATCGTGTCATCGTTCCCAGCCGCTACTCGGCCGGCATCGCGCGCGAGCTCTACGGAGTGCCGGCAGCCCGGCTCGCCGTCGTGCCGGAGCCGATCGACCTTGCCGCCTGGCGCCGTTTGTTCGGGCAGGCCCAGCGGCCCCCGGCCGCTCGACCTACCGTGCTCTGCGTGGCCCGCATGTATCCGCGCAAGCGGGTGGAGGACCTGCTGGAAGCTGCGCACCTCCTGCGGCGGCGAATCCCCAACATCCAGGTTCGCATCGTAGGGTACGGCCCCGAATGGGCCCGGCTGCACCGTCTGCACACGCGGCTGGGCCTCGCCGATACAGTGATCTTCCTGGGCGAGGTGCCTCGCGTGACGCTGGCCGTAGAATATATGGGCGCTCATTGCTTCTGTCTGCCCAGCGTGCAGGAGGGGTTCGGCCTGGTCTTCGTGGAAGCCATGGCCGCGGGGCTGCCGGTCGTGGCCTGCCGGGCCGGCGCCGTGCCCGAAGTCGTCCTCGATCGGCGTACGGGGCTCCTGGTGGCCCCGCGCCGGCCCGTCGAGCTGGCGGACGCTCTGGAGACGGTGCTGGGGGACCGGGGCTTGCGTACCGCGCTGAGCGAGGAGGGCCGACGTCGCGTGGATGACTTCGATCTCGATCGCGTGGCCGGGCGGTTCCTGGAATCGCTGCCGTGA
- a CDS encoding 6-carboxytetrahydropterin synthase yields MTAPAYSTRRFTFAAGHRYWVDTWSAAENERRFGRLTGPHGHNYTVDVTVRGPIDERTGMVIDLSELKQIVTETVIERFDHADLNADTLFRGRVPTTENLALVIWELLAPKLGSERLWRIRVWEDPTLHADYYGA; encoded by the coding sequence GTGACCGCGCCCGCCTACAGCACCCGGCGATTCACGTTCGCGGCGGGCCACCGGTACTGGGTGGACACCTGGTCGGCCGCGGAGAACGAGCGTCGCTTCGGCCGGCTCACCGGGCCCCACGGCCACAACTACACCGTCGACGTGACCGTCCGCGGCCCGATCGACGAGCGCACGGGAATGGTCATCGATTTGAGCGAGCTGAAGCAGATCGTCACGGAGACGGTGATCGAGCGGTTCGACCACGCCGACCTGAACGCCGACACCCTGTTTCGCGGGCGCGTGCCCACGACCGAGAACCTGGCCCTCGTGATCTGGGAGCTGCTCGCCCCGAAGCTCGGCAGCGAACGCCTCTGGCGGATCCGGGTCTGGGAGGATCCGACGCTCCATGCCGACTACTACGGCGCCTAG
- a CDS encoding 6-carboxytetrahydropterin synthase, which translates to MPTTTAPRQVALTRSYHFSAGHQLRNEALTADENARLYGACARPHGHNYYLEVTVAGVPDVQTGMVLDLGRLDALVQEAIVRRVDHHTLETVPELTGVISTGEGLARAFWRLLAGRVAPAVLRQVAVVETAKNRFEYRGEEA; encoded by the coding sequence ATGCCGACTACTACGGCGCCTAGGCAGGTCGCGCTGACCCGCAGCTACCACTTCAGCGCGGGGCATCAGCTGCGCAACGAGGCGCTCACCGCCGACGAGAACGCCCGGCTGTACGGCGCCTGCGCCCGCCCCCACGGCCACAACTACTATCTGGAGGTCACGGTGGCCGGCGTGCCCGACGTCCAGACGGGGATGGTGCTGGATCTGGGCCGGCTCGACGCGCTGGTCCAGGAGGCGATCGTGCGGCGCGTGGACCACCACACCCTGGAGACGGTGCCCGAGCTGACCGGCGTGATCAGTACCGGGGAGGGGTTGGCTCGCGCGTTCTGGCGCCTTCTGGCCGGCCGGGTCGCGCCCGCCGTCTTACGGCAGGTCGCGGTGGTGGAGACGGCCAAGAACCGCTTCGAGTACCGGGGGGAGGAGGCATGA
- the folE gene encoding GTP cyclohydrolase I FolE produces MSQTERSIARLVEQLLKELGEDAYREGLEHTPERVEKALRFLTAGYRMNIADVFNEALFVEEYDEMVVVKDIDFFSLCEHHLIPFFGKAHIAYMPHKKIVGLSKIPRLVEMFSRRLQVQERLTTQIANTLNEVLQPRGVAVVMEAVHLCMIMRGVEKQNSKAVTSAMLGAFRDRPETRAEFMELIKAGRGLQI; encoded by the coding sequence ATGAGCCAGACCGAGAGGTCCATCGCGCGCCTGGTCGAGCAGCTGCTCAAGGAGCTCGGCGAGGACGCCTACCGGGAGGGGCTGGAACACACCCCCGAGCGCGTCGAAAAGGCGCTGCGCTTTCTCACCGCCGGCTATCGGATGAACATCGCCGACGTCTTCAACGAGGCCCTCTTCGTCGAGGAGTACGACGAGATGGTCGTCGTCAAGGACATCGACTTCTTCTCGCTCTGCGAACACCATCTGATCCCCTTTTTTGGCAAGGCCCACATCGCCTACATGCCGCACAAGAAGATCGTGGGACTGTCCAAGATCCCGCGTCTGGTGGAGATGTTCAGTCGCCGGCTGCAAGTTCAGGAGCGGCTGACCACGCAGATCGCCAACACGCTCAACGAGGTGCTCCAGCCCCGGGGGGTCGCCGTCGTCATGGAAGCCGTCCACCTCTGCATGATCATGCGGGGGGTGGAGAAGCAGAACTCCAAGGCCGTGACCTCGGCCATGCTGGGCGCGTTTCGCGATCGGCCGGAGACCCGAGCCGAGTTCATGGAGCTCATCAAGGCCGGCCGGGGGTTGCAGATTTGA
- a CDS encoding SDR family NAD(P)-dependent oxidoreductase translates to MLAGEVALVTGAGRGIGRAVARALAGEGAAVALASRTRAELAAVAAEIREAGGRALAVPTDVTQDAAVDALVEQTVAELGGLHTLVTCAGTASFGSVSTAKPTDWDAMLAVNLRAVMVCCRAALAPMIRQRRGTIVNVASIAASRPIAGAAAYSASKAGVVAWSRVLAEEVRADGIRVGVVLPGAVSTPLWDTIPNAPARERMLAADDVARAVMLMVSLPRGATLEELVLMPAAGIL, encoded by the coding sequence GTGCTGGCCGGCGAGGTGGCGCTCGTCACGGGCGCCGGCCGCGGCATCGGGCGGGCCGTCGCCCGAGCCCTCGCCGGGGAAGGCGCCGCCGTGGCCCTGGCGTCGCGGACCCGGGCCGAGCTGGCCGCGGTGGCCGCCGAGATCCGCGAAGCGGGGGGCCGCGCGCTGGCAGTGCCCACCGACGTGACGCAGGATGCCGCCGTCGACGCCCTGGTCGAGCAGACCGTGGCCGAGCTGGGAGGGCTGCACACCCTGGTCACGTGCGCGGGGACGGCGAGCTTCGGGTCGGTGAGCACCGCGAAACCCACCGACTGGGACGCGATGCTCGCCGTGAATCTTCGGGCGGTGATGGTCTGCTGCCGGGCGGCGCTGGCCCCGATGATCCGCCAGCGCCGTGGCACGATCGTCAATGTCGCCTCGATCGCGGCCTCTCGCCCGATCGCGGGCGCCGCCGCCTACAGCGCCAGCAAGGCCGGTGTCGTGGCCTGGAGCCGCGTGCTCGCCGAGGAGGTGCGCGCCGACGGCATCCGGGTGGGTGTCGTGCTGCCTGGTGCCGTCTCCACGCCGCTGTGGGACACGATTCCCAACGCTCCCGCCCGCGAGCGCATGCTGGCTGCCGACGACGTCGCGCGCGCCGTCATGCTGATGGTTTCCCTGCCGCGGGGCGCGACCCTGGAAGAGCTCGTCCTGATGCCGGCAGCCGGGATTCTGTGA
- a CDS encoding iron-sulfur cluster assembly accessory protein yields the protein MTELAAKKVADLRMEEGKPEWGLRIRLVGGGCSGMSYELGWEDQEAEGDTVVESHGVKLYVDRHSAAYVAGSEIDYVDNNMLGAGFSIKNPNVKSSCGCGQSHRF from the coding sequence ATGACTGAACTGGCCGCCAAGAAGGTGGCCGACCTGCGGATGGAGGAAGGCAAGCCCGAGTGGGGGCTGCGGATTCGGCTGGTCGGCGGTGGCTGCTCCGGCATGTCCTACGAGCTGGGCTGGGAGGACCAGGAAGCCGAGGGCGACACGGTGGTCGAATCGCACGGCGTCAAGCTCTATGTGGATCGCCACAGCGCCGCCTACGTCGCCGGCAGCGAGATCGATTACGTCGACAACAACATGCTGGGCGCCGGGTTCTCCATCAAGAACCCCAACGTGAAGTCGAGCTGCGGCTGCGGCCAGTCCCACCGCTTCTGA
- a CDS encoding molybdenum cofactor biosynthesis protein MoaE codes for MQIRVRLFARYREATGRERLELELADGDTVDRAWAAVVDRHPELKQYRPHTLFAVGHDYVAPDHRLKSGDELCLFPPVSGGAASEGAPPQARPEGATAPSESSPRAIGARAKPAPESGDMYGVVDTTLSADAIAAAVDHPGAGGVVIFSGVVRNETGGRSVKFLEYEAHAPMAEAKLREIGRALRARWPGVKRVAMLHRVGRLEIGESSVLIAVSAGHRQEAFEACKFAIDTLKRTVPVWKKEHFEDGEVWVGLQGG; via the coding sequence GTGCAGATTCGGGTCCGTCTCTTCGCCCGATATCGTGAGGCCACCGGGCGAGAGCGGCTCGAGCTCGAGCTTGCCGACGGCGATACCGTCGATCGCGCCTGGGCGGCGGTCGTCGACCGCCACCCCGAGCTGAAGCAGTACCGGCCGCACACACTCTTCGCGGTCGGTCACGACTACGTCGCGCCGGACCATCGGCTCAAGTCCGGCGACGAGCTCTGCCTGTTTCCGCCGGTGAGCGGCGGAGCTGCGTCGGAGGGGGCGCCCCCACAGGCGCGCCCTGAAGGCGCGACGGCCCCCTCCGAATCCTCCCCCAGGGCCATCGGAGCGCGGGCAAAGCCCGCGCCGGAAAGTGGCGATATGTACGGCGTGGTCGACACGACGCTGTCGGCGGACGCCATCGCGGCGGCGGTCGATCACCCCGGTGCAGGTGGCGTCGTCATCTTCTCCGGAGTCGTCCGCAACGAGACCGGTGGACGCTCGGTGAAGTTCCTGGAGTACGAAGCGCACGCGCCGATGGCGGAGGCCAAGCTGCGCGAGATCGGTCGGGCCCTCCGCGCTCGGTGGCCGGGCGTCAAGCGGGTGGCCATGCTGCATCGGGTGGGGCGTCTGGAGATCGGCGAGTCCAGCGTGCTCATCGCCGTCTCGGCCGGCCATCGCCAGGAGGCCTTCGAGGCCTGCAAGTTCGCCATCGACACCCTCAAGCGCACGGTCCCGGTGTGGAAGAAGGAACACTTCGAAGACGGCGAGGTCTGGGTCGGCTTGCAGGGCGGCTGA
- the tilS gene encoding tRNA lysidine(34) synthetase TilS: MAADVLALVRDTIRRHAMLAGGETVLIALSGGADSTALLYVLARLAPAWSLRLHALHVDHGLREGSGQEAHAVRRLGQQVGVPVEVARVTVSRHGSLEEAARTARYAALQAHADRLGAQRIALGHTADDQAETVIMRLLEGAGVRGLAAIPPVRGRIIRPLIGLRRAALVAVLADAGIPWIEDPSNLDRKFLRNRIRHDLLPMLTAVHDADLVDPLCRVAHRAREVLDALEGMAVLELERMAREEPDALLLPRGALTALPLPVAIEVLRQAIGRSGGRTRLRAWAQRRLARALTSPPPRRPVTVGGVMIDVSGSLVRVGRSRSVALPARPVPVPGVVALPEVGLQLEAVLAPAAGYRVPREPERVAFDAQRLTGPLIVRGRRRGDRIRAFGDNRERRLRQLLIDAKVPRWDRDRLPLVEVEGSIVWVGGLRRGAQAAVTPDSREILELRLQPLDFEQA, translated from the coding sequence GTGGCCGCTGACGTCCTCGCCCTCGTGCGAGACACCATTCGCCGCCACGCGATGCTCGCGGGCGGCGAAACCGTCCTGATCGCCCTCTCCGGTGGCGCCGACTCCACCGCGCTCCTGTACGTCCTGGCTCGTCTGGCCCCGGCCTGGAGCTTGCGCCTTCACGCGCTTCACGTGGACCACGGGTTGCGCGAGGGGTCCGGGCAGGAGGCGCACGCGGTGCGGAGGCTCGGCCAGCAGGTGGGCGTACCCGTGGAAGTCGCTCGGGTCACGGTCTCCCGGCACGGGTCGCTGGAAGAGGCAGCCCGCACTGCCCGGTACGCGGCGCTGCAGGCCCACGCCGACCGGCTGGGCGCACAGCGCATCGCCTTGGGCCACACGGCGGACGATCAGGCCGAGACGGTGATCATGCGGCTGCTCGAGGGCGCCGGCGTGCGCGGGCTGGCCGCCATCCCACCCGTGCGCGGGCGGATCATCCGGCCGCTCATCGGGCTTCGCCGTGCCGCGCTGGTGGCCGTGCTCGCGGACGCCGGCATCCCATGGATCGAGGACCCCAGCAACCTCGATCGCAAGTTCCTCCGTAATCGCATCCGACACGATTTGCTGCCGATGCTGACCGCCGTCCACGACGCCGACCTGGTCGACCCGCTCTGCCGGGTGGCCCACCGGGCCCGCGAGGTGCTGGACGCGCTGGAGGGCATGGCCGTGCTCGAGCTGGAGCGGATGGCGCGGGAGGAGCCGGACGCGCTCCTCCTGCCCCGAGGCGCGCTGACCGCACTGCCGTTGCCGGTGGCGATCGAAGTGCTCCGCCAGGCCATCGGGCGATCGGGCGGCCGGACGCGGCTTCGCGCCTGGGCCCAACGCCGGCTCGCGCGCGCGTTGACCAGCCCGCCACCGCGGCGCCCCGTGACCGTCGGCGGGGTGATGATCGACGTGAGCGGGTCGCTCGTCCGCGTCGGACGATCCAGGTCGGTCGCGCTGCCGGCCCGACCGGTTCCCGTGCCTGGTGTTGTGGCCCTGCCCGAAGTCGGCCTCCAGCTCGAGGCGGTGCTGGCGCCGGCGGCCGGGTATCGGGTGCCGCGTGAGCCCGAGCGGGTGGCTTTCGATGCCCAGCGGCTGACCGGTCCGCTGATCGTGCGCGGCCGGCGCCGGGGCGACCGCATTCGGGCCTTCGGTGACAATCGTGAGCGCCGGCTCAGGCAGCTGCTCATCGACGCCAAGGTGCCCCGCTGGGACCGCGACCGCCTGCCGCTGGTCGAGGTTGAGGGCAGCATCGTGTGGGTCGGGGGACTTCGCCGCGGAGCTCAAGCCGCCGTAACGCCGGACTCGCGGGAGATCCTCGAGCTTCGCCTGCAGCCGCTGGACTTCGAACAGGCTTGA
- a CDS encoding ABC transporter substrate-binding protein produces MMVDPLVRRRRFPLGLLTVLMLGSVVAAGWSPTAVDAKDPRGTLTIAVATMANESFLPDATPGAEMVFSNYMFEHLVRRDPNTGENLPMLAESWEMRDAAATWVFKLRRGVKFHGGFGEMTCEDIKHTFTKAARPGTANTTTFLKKLKEVQCPDPYTAVVKLGSPHPMMLNEVNSGVFAQVTYVQSKKALERGDDAANRHPIGTGPWEFVSHTFGDRVEYKAVRNHWRKTPEFERLVLLKVPEAATRIAMVAAGQVDIAEVGVDFVKELKAARVETRAIAEFASVGITLGGMWPDRGPGTSKAGLPWAPLDDEKARKVRLAFNLATDVQAIKEQIFGGFLDVTSATMFFPGKPWTPALKPYGFDPAKARQLMKEAGYPNCFEFTMLMVTWPGRGYGPRAGEAVASMLEKNLGCKITREPMDRAIFSRHFGARTYPGKALAYAFPQVGTEPWEIWIRVGHGKGAAQISGFEHPVMDEFLDRVSKEPDPKSRAKLQREMATWMYKHVPRIELGGTVALFGVSKRVGKWPLVPGQGVPHYTEYITRVD; encoded by the coding sequence ATGATGGTTGACCCGCTCGTACGCCGTCGTCGTTTCCCCTTGGGGCTGCTAACGGTGCTGATGCTCGGGTCTGTCGTCGCTGCCGGGTGGAGCCCCACCGCCGTGGACGCCAAGGACCCGCGCGGGACCCTGACGATTGCCGTGGCCACGATGGCCAACGAGTCGTTCCTGCCCGACGCCACGCCGGGCGCCGAGATGGTTTTCAGTAACTACATGTTCGAGCACCTGGTGCGCCGAGACCCCAACACGGGCGAGAACCTGCCCATGCTCGCAGAGAGCTGGGAGATGCGCGACGCGGCCGCCACCTGGGTCTTCAAGCTTCGCCGCGGCGTCAAGTTCCACGGCGGCTTCGGCGAAATGACCTGCGAGGACATCAAGCACACATTCACGAAGGCAGCCAGGCCGGGGACGGCCAACACGACGACGTTTCTCAAGAAACTCAAGGAGGTCCAGTGCCCGGACCCCTACACGGCGGTGGTGAAGCTCGGTTCGCCGCATCCCATGATGCTCAACGAGGTCAACTCCGGCGTCTTCGCCCAGGTGACCTACGTGCAGTCCAAGAAGGCCCTCGAGCGGGGCGACGACGCGGCGAACCGACACCCCATCGGCACCGGTCCCTGGGAGTTCGTGTCGCATACCTTCGGTGACCGCGTGGAGTACAAGGCCGTTCGCAACCACTGGCGCAAGACCCCCGAGTTCGAGCGGCTGGTGTTGCTGAAGGTGCCCGAGGCCGCCACTCGCATCGCCATGGTGGCCGCGGGGCAGGTGGACATCGCCGAGGTGGGCGTGGACTTCGTGAAGGAGTTGAAGGCTGCGCGGGTGGAGACCCGCGCCATTGCCGAGTTCGCGTCAGTGGGAATCACCCTCGGCGGCATGTGGCCCGATCGTGGCCCCGGGACCTCCAAGGCCGGGCTGCCCTGGGCGCCTCTGGATGACGAGAAGGCCCGCAAGGTGCGCCTGGCCTTCAACCTGGCGACGGACGTCCAGGCCATCAAGGAGCAGATCTTCGGCGGCTTCCTCGACGTGACGTCGGCTACCATGTTCTTCCCCGGCAAGCCGTGGACTCCGGCCCTGAAGCCATACGGCTTCGACCCGGCCAAGGCCCGTCAGCTCATGAAGGAGGCGGGCTACCCCAACTGCTTCGAGTTCACGATGCTGATGGTGACCTGGCCGGGCCGGGGCTACGGGCCGCGGGCCGGGGAGGCCGTGGCCTCCATGCTGGAGAAGAATCTCGGGTGCAAGATCACCCGCGAGCCCATGGACCGGGCGATCTTCTCCCGTCACTTCGGCGCCCGGACCTACCCGGGCAAGGCCCTGGCCTATGCCTTCCCCCAGGTCGGCACCGAGCCCTGGGAGATCTGGATCCGGGTCGGCCATGGCAAGGGGGCGGCCCAGATCTCGGGATTCGAGCATCCCGTGATGGATGAGTTCCTCGACCGCGTCTCGAAGGAACCAGATCCAAAGTCGCGGGCCAAGCTCCAGAGGGAGATGGCCACGTGGATGTACAAGCACGTGCCCAGGATCGAGCTGGGCGGCACGGTGGCCCTCTTCGGGGTCTCCAAGCGCGTGGGCAAGTGGCCGCTCGTGCCGGGCCAGGGCGTGCCCCACTACACCGAGTACATCACGCGAGTCGACTAG
- a CDS encoding ABC transporter permease, with protein MQRYIVGRIAQLFVSLLVVVTFVFLLSRLSGDPVQLMLDVRATEEEKQALRVHLGLDKPLPVQYAVYLAGMATGDFGRSVLSRRPVLEHIWERLPNTLTLGAVGIAFSIIIGVPIGVYSAVKRGTALDHVARVIAVTGQAVPTFWLGIMLILIFGVWLAWLPPGGKSGPESYILPGITLGYFTAAAIMRLTRSSMLEVLGAEYVKFARIKGLHEQVVVWKHALKNATIPVLTFSVMLFVIFLGGAVVTETVFAWPGLGRLILEGINTRDYPIVQGGVMVFSAIYLLANLMVDILYSYFNPKIRYARPGA; from the coding sequence ATGCAGCGCTACATTGTGGGCCGCATCGCCCAACTCTTCGTCAGCCTGCTGGTGGTGGTAACGTTCGTCTTCCTACTCTCCCGTCTGTCCGGAGACCCGGTGCAGCTGATGCTGGACGTGCGCGCCACCGAGGAAGAGAAGCAGGCGTTGCGGGTGCATCTGGGCCTGGACAAGCCCCTGCCGGTGCAGTACGCGGTCTACCTCGCCGGCATGGCCACCGGGGACTTCGGCCGGTCTGTCCTGAGCCGGCGCCCGGTGCTGGAGCACATCTGGGAGCGATTGCCCAACACCCTCACCCTGGGCGCCGTGGGCATCGCCTTCAGCATTATCATCGGCGTGCCCATCGGGGTGTACTCCGCGGTGAAGCGAGGCACCGCCCTGGATCACGTGGCGCGGGTGATCGCCGTCACGGGGCAGGCGGTGCCCACGTTCTGGCTCGGCATCATGCTGATTCTCATCTTCGGGGTGTGGCTGGCGTGGTTGCCGCCAGGCGGCAAGAGCGGGCCGGAGAGCTATATCCTGCCGGGCATCACCCTGGGGTACTTCACGGCTGCCGCCATCATGCGCCTCACCCGCTCCAGCATGCTGGAGGTCCTGGGGGCGGAGTACGTCAAGTTCGCCCGCATCAAGGGTCTGCACGAGCAGGTGGTCGTCTGGAAGCACGCCCTGAAGAACGCGACGATCCCCGTGCTGACCTTCTCCGTGATGCTCTTCGTCATCTTCCTGGGCGGCGCCGTGGTGACGGAGACGGTCTTCGCCTGGCCCGGCCTGGGCCGGCTCATCCTGGAGGGCATCAACACCCGGGATTACCCCATCGTGCAGGGAGGCGTGATGGTCTTCAGCGCCATCTACCTCCTGGCGAATCTGATGGTGGACATCCTGTATTCGTACTTCAACCCCAAGATCCGCTACGCCCGGCCGGGAGCTTAG
- a CDS encoding ABC transporter permease — protein MATVEAQRPVLVGYGLRRAWGLARQLPLTPTIILSLVIMGAVFAEQLAPHHPTEGELRMRTKPAAWVEGGSTTHPLGTDDQGRDILSRIIYGSRISLAVSLSAVLLAGTIGTAMGLIAGYKGGLIDALLMRLADIGLSMPLILIAVVVTAVTGPSFRNVILVIGFLLWPRFARQVRGETLSIKENDYIALARVAGRSGAYIVWRHIFPNVIPSLLVVSTLQVAYVILVEGSLSFLGVGVPPPHPAWGLMIAEGRQLVWTAPWVAAFPGIAMGLTLLAMNMFGDWLRDKLDPKLRQV, from the coding sequence ATGGCGACCGTAGAGGCACAGCGTCCCGTCCTGGTCGGGTACGGCCTGCGCAGGGCCTGGGGTCTGGCCCGTCAGCTGCCGCTGACCCCCACCATCATTCTGTCGCTGGTCATCATGGGCGCGGTCTTTGCCGAGCAACTGGCTCCCCACCATCCCACCGAGGGCGAGCTCCGCATGCGGACCAAGCCCGCCGCGTGGGTGGAGGGGGGCAGCACCACGCATCCCCTGGGCACTGATGACCAGGGGCGCGATATCCTGAGTCGCATCATCTACGGCAGCCGCATCTCCCTGGCCGTCTCGCTGAGTGCCGTCCTGCTGGCCGGGACCATCGGCACGGCTATGGGGCTCATCGCCGGCTACAAAGGGGGCCTGATCGACGCCCTGCTGATGCGCCTGGCCGACATCGGGCTCTCCATGCCCCTCATCCTCATCGCGGTGGTCGTCACGGCAGTCACGGGGCCGAGCTTCCGCAACGTCATCCTGGTGATCGGGTTCCTGTTGTGGCCCCGGTTCGCACGGCAGGTCCGGGGCGAAACCCTGTCCATCAAGGAGAACGACTACATCGCGCTGGCCCGCGTGGCCGGACGGTCGGGCGCCTACATCGTGTGGCGCCACATCTTCCCCAACGTGATCCCCAGCCTGCTGGTCGTCTCCACGCTTCAGGTGGCCTACGTCATCCTGGTGGAGGGGTCTCTCAGCTTCCTCGGCGTGGGCGTGCCCCCGCCGCATCCCGCCTGGGGCCTGATGATCGCCGAGGGGCGCCAGCTGGTATGGACGGCGCCCTGGGTTGCCGCCTTCCCGGGGATCGCGATGGGCTTGACGCTCCTGGCCATGAACATGTTCGGAGACTGGCTGCGGGACAAGCTGGACCCCAAGCTGCGGCAGGTGTAG
- a CDS encoding ABC transporter ATP-binding protein encodes MGGPVPLLEVRDLKTYFFTRRGTLKAVDGVSFSLDPGETLAVVGESGSGKSVTALSLLRLVPEPAGRIVDGEVLLEGQNILKLKPREMRRIRGSRISMVLQDPMTSLNPAFSIGDQVGEAVRLHQRVGGGELRRRVAEALSRLKIPSAESRMFDYPHQMSGGMRQRVSGAIALSCQPRLLIADEPTTSLDVTIQAQYMELLREIQQRFQISIIFITHDFGIVAATAHKVAVMYAGKIVEMGTTEEIFDNPAHPYTEALLRCVPRSDRLEARLVDIPGQPPDLANLPTGCSFAPRCPKAMERCREAYPPEVEVSPGHVTKCWLAVKEP; translated from the coding sequence GTGGGCGGTCCCGTTCCTCTCCTGGAGGTTCGAGACCTCAAGACCTACTTCTTCACCCGCCGCGGCACCCTGAAGGCGGTCGACGGTGTCTCGTTCTCTCTCGACCCGGGTGAGACACTGGCCGTCGTTGGTGAGTCGGGCTCGGGCAAGTCCGTGACCGCCCTCTCTCTCCTTCGCCTCGTTCCCGAACCCGCCGGGCGCATCGTCGACGGTGAAGTGCTCCTCGAAGGCCAGAACATTCTCAAGCTCAAGCCCCGCGAGATGCGTCGCATCCGCGGCAGCCGGATCTCCATGGTCCTGCAGGACCCGATGACCTCCCTCAACCCCGCCTTCAGCATCGGCGACCAGGTCGGGGAGGCGGTGCGCCTGCACCAGAGGGTCGGGGGCGGGGAGCTGCGGCGGCGGGTGGCCGAGGCCCTCTCCCGACTCAAGATCCCCTCCGCGGAGTCCCGGATGTTCGACTACCCCCACCAGATGTCCGGCGGCATGCGGCAGAGGGTCAGCGGCGCGATCGCGCTGTCCTGCCAGCCCCGATTGCTCATCGCCGACGAACCAACCACCTCACTGGACGTCACCATCCAGGCCCAGTACATGGAGCTGCTCCGGGAGATCCAGCAGCGGTTTCAGATCTCGATCATCTTCATCACGCACGACTTCGGCATCGTAGCCGCCACCGCTCACAAGGTGGCGGTGATGTACGCGGGGAAGATCGTGGAGATGGGCACCACCGAAGAAATCTTCGACAACCCCGCCCACCCCTACACGGAGGCGCTGCTGCGGTGCGTGCCCCGGTCCGACCGCCTGGAGGCCCGTCTGGTAGACATCCCGGGTCAGCCGCCTGATCTGGCCAACCTTCCCACGGGATGCAGCTTCGCCCCCCGCTGTCCCAAGGCGATGGAGAGGTGCCGGGAAGCCTACCCACCCGAGGTGGAAGTCTCTCCCGGCCACGTGACCAAGTGCTGGCTGGCGGTGAAGGAGCCGTGA